The following are from one region of the Methyloversatilis discipulorum genome:
- the metW gene encoding methionine biosynthesis protein MetW codes for MTALDGRIDYDVIAGWVSPGARVLDLGCGDGALLRHLKDSRGASGYGVEIDIERVISCMRNGINVLQIDLEKGLYDFVDQSFDLVIISNALQTLHRTEKLLTEMLRVGREAVVSFPNFAFWKHRMAIMDGHMPVSDRLPYQWYDTPNVRFFTIADFEALCEKLGIEIRERLVLDDAGQPVQDEPNFLGSFALYRLGGARG; via the coding sequence ATGACTGCACTGGACGGACGCATAGACTACGACGTGATCGCCGGCTGGGTGAGCCCGGGCGCGCGCGTACTCGACCTCGGCTGCGGCGACGGCGCGCTGCTGCGCCACCTGAAGGACAGCCGCGGCGCCAGCGGCTACGGCGTCGAGATCGACATCGAGCGCGTGATCAGCTGCATGCGCAACGGCATCAACGTGCTGCAGATCGACCTGGAGAAGGGCCTGTACGACTTCGTCGACCAGAGCTTCGACCTGGTCATCATTTCGAACGCGCTGCAGACCCTGCACCGCACCGAAAAGCTGTTGACCGAAATGCTGCGCGTCGGCCGCGAGGCCGTCGTGAGCTTCCCGAACTTCGCGTTCTGGAAGCACCGCATGGCCATCATGGACGGCCACATGCCGGTGTCCGACCGCCTGCCCTACCAGTGGTACGACACGCCCAACGTCCGCTTCTTCACCATCGCCGACTTCGAGGCGCTGTGCGAAAAGCTGGGCATCGAGATCCGTGAGCGACTGGTGCTCGACGACGCAGGACAGCCGGTGCAGGACGAGCCGAACTTTCTCGGCAGTTTTGCGCTGTACAGATTGGGAGGGGCTAGAGGCTAG
- a CDS encoding AmpG family muropeptide MFS transporter, whose protein sequence is MIPTSPAASWLDSLKVYAHPRVIGMLFLGFSAGLPLILVLGTLSYWLREAGIDRSTIGYFSWIGLAYGFKWVWSPLVDRLPLPGLTRLLGRRRSWLLLSQLAIASALFGMANTDPAQALERMVWCALAVAFASATQDIALDAYRIEAVEQRLQGAMAATYQGGYRIAMIAASAGVLWLAASVDATDTAYEHAPWRFAYLIMAASMGVGILTTLLIREPDAPVSADTMQREARTREWLAHEGLHGPLLAAAAWIHGAVVSPFVDFIRRYRWHAVLLLALIGTYRISDVVMGIMANAFYVDMGYTKDEVANVAKVYGVGMTIVGAVIGGVLTARIGVMKTLFLGAALSSATNLLFVWLAGRGHDVNGLIFAISADNLSAGIASSAFVAYLSGLTNVAYSATQYALFSSLMLLLPKFIAGFSGVYVDAHGYEAFFTATALLGVPVLGLVLLAARARGRDQGGEARG, encoded by the coding sequence TTGATCCCCACTTCCCCTGCCGCCAGCTGGCTCGACAGCCTCAAGGTGTATGCGCACCCGCGCGTCATCGGCATGCTTTTCCTCGGCTTTTCCGCCGGTCTGCCGCTCATCCTGGTGCTCGGCACGCTGTCCTACTGGCTGCGCGAAGCTGGCATCGACCGCTCGACCATCGGTTACTTCAGCTGGATAGGTCTGGCCTACGGCTTCAAGTGGGTGTGGTCGCCGCTGGTGGATCGCCTGCCGCTGCCCGGACTGACCCGGCTGCTCGGGCGTCGGCGCAGCTGGCTGCTGCTGTCGCAGCTGGCGATCGCCAGCGCGCTGTTCGGCATGGCCAACACCGACCCGGCGCAGGCACTTGAACGCATGGTGTGGTGCGCACTGGCGGTGGCGTTCGCGTCCGCCACGCAGGACATCGCGCTCGACGCCTACCGCATCGAGGCGGTCGAGCAGCGGCTGCAGGGCGCGATGGCAGCCACCTACCAGGGCGGCTACCGCATCGCGATGATCGCCGCCTCGGCCGGCGTGCTGTGGCTGGCCGCCTCGGTCGACGCGACCGACACCGCCTACGAACACGCACCCTGGCGCTTCGCCTACCTGATCATGGCTGCCAGCATGGGCGTCGGCATCCTGACCACGCTGCTGATACGCGAGCCGGACGCGCCAGTATCGGCGGACACCATGCAGCGCGAGGCGCGCACCCGCGAGTGGCTGGCGCACGAAGGGCTGCACGGCCCGCTGCTGGCCGCCGCCGCCTGGATTCACGGCGCCGTGGTATCGCCCTTCGTCGATTTCATCCGTCGCTATCGCTGGCACGCGGTGCTGCTGCTGGCGCTGATCGGCACCTATCGCATTTCCGACGTGGTAATGGGCATCATGGCCAACGCCTTCTACGTGGACATGGGCTACACGAAGGACGAAGTGGCGAATGTGGCCAAGGTGTACGGCGTCGGCATGACCATCGTCGGCGCGGTGATCGGCGGCGTGCTGACGGCGCGCATCGGCGTCATGAAGACGCTGTTCCTCGGTGCCGCGCTGTCGTCGGCAACCAATCTGCTGTTCGTCTGGCTGGCCGGCCGCGGCCACGACGTGAACGGCCTCATCTTCGCGATCTCCGCCGACAACCTGTCGGCCGGCATCGCTTCGTCGGCCTTCGTCGCCTATCTGTCAGGGCTGACGAACGTGGCCTACTCGGCCACCCAGTACGCGCTCTTCAGTTCGCTGATGCTGCTGCTGCCGAAGTTCATCGCCGGCTTCTCCGGCGTCTATGTCGACGCCCACGGCTACGAAGCCTTCTTCACCGCCACCGCGCTGCTGGGGGTTCCGGTGCTGGGGCTGGTGCTGCTGGCGGCGCGGGCGAGGGGCAGGGACCAGGGAGGAGAGGCTAGGGGCTAG
- a CDS encoding HDOD domain-containing protein: MTTHSAQELARRTTELVTLPAIYHRVKQVIDDPDGSVIELAKVVAADPGITMRVLRVVNSVFYGFPGKIETMQRAVSVLGMQQVHDIVLATTVTAVFAGMRPERMDVARFWRASAMRGLLSRAAAKSCGLLDAERLFVGGMLADIGHMVMYMHVPQESEQALVDSRASGAPIEQLEREIVGCDYAAVGEALLTEWRLPRSFAVAIGAQIDPAHGAPHEFEASLLHLARHAVGYDAELIDSARIVASASPAAWQITRLEPQAFEGACAEAGSSLAAVMGLFFSEYA; encoded by the coding sequence ATGACCACACACTCCGCACAGGAACTGGCGCGCAGAACGACCGAGCTGGTCACGCTGCCTGCCATCTACCATCGGGTGAAGCAGGTCATCGACGACCCGGATGGCTCGGTGATCGAACTGGCCAAGGTGGTGGCGGCCGACCCCGGCATCACGATGCGCGTGCTGCGCGTCGTCAACAGCGTGTTCTACGGCTTCCCGGGCAAGATCGAAACGATGCAGCGCGCGGTGAGCGTGCTCGGCATGCAGCAGGTGCACGACATCGTGCTGGCGACGACGGTGACCGCCGTGTTCGCCGGCATGCGCCCGGAGCGCATGGATGTCGCCCGCTTCTGGCGCGCCTCTGCGATGCGCGGCCTGCTGTCGCGCGCGGCCGCCAAGAGCTGCGGCCTGCTCGACGCCGAACGGCTGTTCGTCGGCGGCATGCTGGCCGACATCGGTCACATGGTCATGTACATGCACGTGCCGCAGGAATCGGAACAGGCGCTGGTCGACAGCCGCGCATCGGGAGCGCCGATCGAGCAGCTGGAACGCGAAATCGTCGGCTGCGACTACGCCGCGGTGGGCGAAGCACTGCTGACCGAATGGCGGCTGCCACGCAGCTTTGCCGTCGCCATCGGCGCCCAGATCGATCCGGCGCACGGTGCGCCGCACGAGTTCGAAGCGTCGCTGCTGCATCTGGCGCGCCACGCGGTCGGCTACGACGCAGAACTGATCGATTCGGCCCGCATCGTCGCCTCGGCCTCGCCGGCCGCCTGGCAGATCACCCGGCTGGAGCCGCAGGCCTTCGAAGGCGCCTGCGCCGAAGCGGGCAGTTCGCTGGCGGCGGTGATGGGGCTGTTCTTCTCCGAATACGCCTGA
- a CDS encoding YqjK family protein → MNARRLRLALMRERLVERSRRLRVEAAAQSAVLDPVLNVGDQIRDGAAWVRSHPQVLAAVLVGFAVVRPRRVWRWGLRLWGAWRLLGTLQHRLTSR, encoded by the coding sequence ATGAACGCACGGCGCCTGCGCCTCGCCCTGATGCGCGAACGGCTGGTCGAACGTTCGCGCCGTCTGCGCGTCGAAGCGGCAGCCCAATCGGCGGTGCTCGACCCGGTACTGAACGTCGGCGACCAGATCCGCGACGGTGCCGCCTGGGTGCGCAGTCACCCACAGGTACTGGCAGCGGTTCTGGTCGGCTTCGCGGTCGTGCGGCCGCGACGGGTGTGGCGATGGGGCCTGCGGCTTTGGGGTGCCTGGCGCCTGCTGGGCACGCTGCAGCACAGGCTGACGTCGCGCTGA
- a CDS encoding phage holin family protein yields the protein MAASPRPERLAVSLKGFVSSLIEIVHVRLELITVEARDEALRLTELLVYGALAIAFLTFGIAFLAVLLTVLLWDSHRLLVLTLFSTLFITLGVVAAVIARARMAEGTRLFASTLDELKRDRDGLGG from the coding sequence ATGGCCGCATCGCCCCGGCCTGAGCGCCTCGCCGTATCGCTGAAGGGATTCGTTTCCAGCCTGATCGAGATCGTTCACGTCAGGCTGGAACTGATTACCGTCGAAGCGCGCGACGAAGCACTGCGTCTGACCGAACTGCTGGTCTATGGCGCGCTGGCCATCGCTTTCCTCACCTTCGGCATCGCCTTTCTGGCGGTACTGCTGACCGTGCTGCTGTGGGACAGCCATCGCCTGCTGGTGCTGACGCTGTTCTCGACGCTGTTCATCACGCTGGGCGTCGTGGCAGCGGTGATCGCCCGCGCGCGCATGGCCGAAGGCACGCGGCTGTTCGCATCCACTCTCGACGAACTGAAGCGCGACCGCGACGGGCTGGGCGGATGA
- a CDS encoding DUF883 family protein encodes MSELIDQNTVTKEKLVADLKVVISDAEELLRVTANQAGEKVGELRVRMQENLTSARHKLADAEAALKEKSREVARATDDYVHEHPWKSIGVAAGVGLLVGLLIGRR; translated from the coding sequence ATGTCCGAACTGATCGATCAGAACACCGTCACCAAGGAAAAGCTGGTTGCAGACCTGAAGGTGGTCATTTCCGACGCCGAGGAACTGCTGCGGGTGACCGCCAACCAGGCGGGCGAAAAGGTGGGCGAGCTGCGCGTGCGCATGCAGGAAAATCTCACCTCCGCCCGTCACAAGCTGGCCGACGCGGAAGCCGCGCTGAAGGAAAAGTCGCGCGAGGTGGCGCGTGCCACCGACGACTACGTGCATGAGCATCCGTGGAAGTCGATCGGCGTCGCCGCCGGTGTCGGCCTGCTGGTCGGTCTGCTGATCGGCCGCCGCTGA
- a CDS encoding SGNH/GDSL hydrolase family protein, whose translation MKALRSLALVAALSLSLPAAAEWNELVVFGDSLSDTGNFQALTSGLFPSAAFGYAPGRFSNGPVAVEYLAAWLNLPLDNHAVGGARTGTPVGGGSDNYVEDTSQGTLLAGLLQKSPGWLNGTGISAQVGDYVAGGGGGADKLYFIWGGPNDYFLPASLTTPATVGNAVGNLQTAITSLYEAGARDFLIPNMPDLGLTPSFVEEGPLAAGLASSVSAAHNAALALMLDQLDLNLADARFRTVDVSGLLNAVALDPGQYGFTNVDTPCQTLAGCPANPAGYLFWDDVHITTAGHQAVATAFLAAALVPEAESWAMLLAGLGVLGVARRLQRKRPTDDTVALRTAT comes from the coding sequence ATGAAAGCTCTGCGCAGTCTCGCTCTCGTCGCCGCACTGAGTCTTTCGCTGCCGGCGGCGGCTGAATGGAACGAACTGGTCGTGTTCGGCGACAGCCTGTCGGACACCGGCAACTTCCAGGCGCTGACATCGGGTCTGTTTCCGTCCGCGGCTTTCGGTTACGCGCCGGGGCGCTTTTCCAACGGCCCGGTGGCGGTCGAGTATCTGGCCGCCTGGCTTAACCTGCCGCTGGACAATCATGCGGTGGGCGGCGCGCGCACCGGCACGCCGGTCGGCGGCGGCTCCGACAACTACGTCGAGGACACCAGCCAGGGCACGCTGCTTGCGGGCCTCTTGCAGAAGTCTCCGGGCTGGCTGAACGGCACCGGCATCAGCGCCCAGGTGGGTGACTACGTGGCCGGAGGCGGCGGTGGCGCCGACAAGCTCTATTTCATCTGGGGCGGCCCGAACGACTATTTCCTGCCCGCTTCGCTGACCACGCCCGCCACGGTGGGCAATGCGGTCGGCAATCTGCAGACGGCGATCACTTCGCTGTACGAAGCGGGCGCCCGCGATTTCCTGATTCCCAACATGCCCGATCTCGGCCTGACGCCCTCCTTCGTCGAGGAAGGTCCGCTGGCGGCCGGTCTGGCCAGTTCGGTGTCGGCCGCCCACAACGCCGCGCTCGCGCTGATGCTCGACCAGCTCGACCTGAACCTGGCGGACGCACGGTTCCGCACGGTCGACGTATCGGGCCTGCTCAATGCAGTCGCACTTGATCCCGGTCAGTACGGCTTCACCAATGTAGATACACCCTGTCAGACACTGGCTGGCTGCCCGGCCAACCCGGCGGGCTATCTGTTCTGGGACGATGTCCACATCACGACGGCCGGTCATCAGGCCGTGGCGACCGCGTTTCTTGCCGCGGCCCTGGTCCCGGAGGCTGAAAGCTGGGCCATGCTGCTGGCCGGTCTGGGCGTGCTCGGTGTAGCCCGTCGCCTACAGCGGAAGCGTCCGACCGACGACACTGTCGCGTTGCGGACTGCAACCTGA
- a CDS encoding exodeoxyribonuclease III: MLRIVSLNLNGIRSATTKGVWDWVAGTSPDVLCVQELKAQAADLDVTMRAPAAMGGADGHFHYALKKGYSGVGLYARRQPSRVITGFGVEEFDNEGRYVEADFGDVTVISLYLPSGSSAPERQEAKFRFLDRFQPHLAALRASGREIVVCGDWNIAHQEIDLKNWKGNLKNSGFLPEERAWMTALLGAGGWVDVYRTLHPDATDDCYTWWSNRGQARAKNVGWRIDYQIATPGIAAKARAASVYKDVRFSDHAPLIVDYDVDIA; encoded by the coding sequence ATGTTACGTATCGTGTCGCTCAACCTCAACGGTATCCGCTCGGCCACCACGAAGGGTGTGTGGGACTGGGTCGCCGGCACGTCGCCGGACGTGCTGTGCGTGCAGGAACTGAAAGCCCAGGCGGCCGACCTCGATGTGACGATGCGTGCGCCGGCCGCGATGGGCGGCGCCGACGGTCACTTCCACTACGCCCTGAAGAAGGGCTACAGCGGCGTCGGCCTGTACGCGCGGCGACAGCCGTCGCGGGTGATCACCGGTTTCGGTGTCGAGGAGTTCGACAACGAGGGCCGCTACGTCGAGGCCGACTTCGGCGATGTGACGGTGATTTCTCTCTACCTGCCCTCCGGCTCCAGCGCGCCCGAGCGGCAGGAGGCCAAGTTCCGCTTCCTCGACCGCTTCCAGCCGCATCTGGCCGCGCTGCGGGCGAGCGGGCGTGAGATCGTGGTGTGCGGCGACTGGAACATCGCGCACCAGGAAATCGATCTGAAGAACTGGAAGGGCAATCTGAAGAACTCGGGCTTCCTGCCGGAAGAGCGCGCCTGGATGACCGCGCTGCTGGGCGCGGGCGGCTGGGTGGACGTCTATCGCACGCTGCACCCGGACGCCACCGACGACTGCTACACCTGGTGGAGCAATCGCGGCCAGGCCCGCGCGAAGAACGTGGGCTGGCGCATCGACTACCAGATCGCCACCCCAGGCATCGCGGCGAAGGCCCGCGCGGCAAGCGTCTACAAGGACGTCCGCTTCAGCGATCATGCTCCGCTCATTGTCGACTACGATGTCGATATCGCGTGA
- the pyrE gene encoding orotate phosphoribosyltransferase, with translation MKFAVDTGVLRFGSFTTKAGRESPYFFNAGLFNSGASVLKLCSFYADTIISRAPQFDMLFGPAYKGIVLAAGTAMQIAQRGRDLPFAFNRKEAKDHGEGGTLIGAPLKGRVLIIDDVISAGTSVRESVELIRAAGAEPAGVAIALDRMERGTGQLSAVQEVERSYGMPVVACATLDDLVGYLQESPGMQGNLDAVRAYRAKYGVNG, from the coding sequence GTGAAGTTCGCCGTCGATACCGGCGTGCTGCGCTTCGGCAGCTTCACCACCAAGGCGGGGCGTGAATCCCCCTACTTCTTCAACGCCGGGCTGTTCAACAGCGGTGCTTCGGTGCTCAAGCTTTGCAGCTTCTATGCCGATACGATCATCAGTCGTGCGCCGCAGTTCGACATGCTGTTCGGACCGGCCTACAAAGGCATCGTTCTGGCCGCCGGTACCGCGATGCAGATCGCGCAGCGTGGCCGCGACCTGCCCTTTGCGTTCAACCGCAAGGAAGCGAAGGACCACGGCGAGGGCGGCACGCTGATCGGCGCGCCGCTGAAGGGCCGGGTGCTCATCATCGACGACGTGATCAGCGCCGGCACCTCGGTGCGCGAATCGGTCGAGCTGATCCGCGCGGCCGGCGCCGAGCCGGCAGGTGTGGCGATTGCCCTCGACCGCATGGAGCGGGGCACCGGACAATTGTCAGCGGTTCAGGAAGTGGAACGTTCATACGGCATGCCGGTGGTTGCCTGCGCCACGCTCGACGATCTGGTCGGCTATCTGCAGGAAAGCCCGGGCATGCAGGGCAATCTCGACGCGGTGCGTGCCTACCGCGCGAAATACGGAGTGAATGGCTGA
- a CDS encoding YifB family Mg chelatase-like AAA ATPase — MSLAILRSRALAGMQAPEVAVEVHVSNGLPAFSLVGLPDVEVREARDRVRAAILSSGFDFPARRITVNLAPADLPKESGRFDLPIALGILIAAGSLEATDIDGIEFAGELSLTGALRPVRGALPMALGARAAGRTFVLPASSAPEAVIAGGIDVRAATSLLDVCAHLCGQSALPRAVPASITERVACADLADVRGQRGARRALEIAAAGNHSLLMSGPPGTGKSMLAARFTGLLPDMDEAEALDTAAVLSGAGLFDPAALGRRPFRAPHHSASAAALVGGGAIPRPGEISLAHNGVLFLDELPEFDRRVLEALREPLETGHVTISRAAHRAEFPARFQLIAAMNPCPCGYLGHPSARCRCTPDQIARYRGRLSGPLLDRIDLTVVVPPLTEHELRAGPGEASVEVRQRVCAARALQQRRQGKPNQRLEAADIDRHCPLDDAAHALLAQAMNRLRLSARAYHRCLKVARTIADLNGREVIAANEVAEAVQFRRALDAPAS; from the coding sequence ATGTCTCTCGCCATCCTGCGCAGCCGTGCGCTCGCCGGCATGCAGGCGCCGGAGGTTGCGGTCGAAGTCCATGTGTCGAACGGCCTGCCCGCCTTCTCGCTGGTCGGTCTGCCGGACGTCGAAGTGCGCGAGGCGCGCGACCGGGTGCGGGCGGCCATCCTCAGTTCCGGCTTCGACTTTCCGGCGCGGCGCATCACGGTCAATCTGGCGCCGGCCGACCTGCCAAAGGAATCGGGCCGCTTCGATCTGCCGATCGCGCTGGGCATCCTGATCGCCGCCGGTTCGCTCGAAGCAACGGACATCGACGGCATCGAGTTCGCCGGCGAACTGTCGCTGACCGGCGCGCTGCGCCCGGTGCGCGGCGCACTGCCGATGGCGCTCGGCGCCCGCGCCGCCGGCCGCACCTTCGTGCTGCCCGCCTCGTCGGCGCCGGAGGCGGTGATCGCGGGCGGCATCGACGTGCGCGCCGCGACCTCGCTGCTCGACGTATGTGCGCATCTGTGCGGGCAGTCGGCGCTGCCGCGCGCGGTGCCGGCCAGCATTACTGAACGGGTTGCTTGCGCGGATCTGGCCGACGTGCGCGGGCAGCGCGGTGCCCGCCGCGCCCTGGAGATCGCCGCCGCCGGCAATCATTCGCTGCTGATGTCTGGGCCGCCAGGCACCGGCAAATCGATGCTGGCCGCCCGCTTCACCGGCCTGCTGCCGGACATGGACGAAGCCGAGGCGCTCGATACCGCGGCAGTGCTGTCAGGCGCCGGTCTGTTCGACCCGGCGGCGCTCGGCCGCCGCCCCTTCCGCGCACCCCATCACTCGGCCAGCGCGGCGGCGCTGGTCGGTGGCGGCGCCATTCCACGACCGGGTGAAATATCGCTGGCGCACAACGGCGTGCTGTTCCTCGACGAACTGCCCGAGTTCGACCGCCGCGTGCTGGAGGCGCTGCGCGAGCCGCTGGAAACCGGCCACGTGACCATTTCACGCGCCGCCCACCGCGCCGAGTTTCCGGCCCGCTTCCAGCTGATCGCGGCGATGAATCCCTGCCCCTGTGGCTATCTCGGTCACCCGTCGGCACGCTGTCGCTGCACGCCGGACCAGATCGCGCGCTACCGCGGCCGGCTGTCCGGGCCGCTGCTCGACCGCATCGACCTGACGGTTGTCGTACCACCGTTGACCGAACACGAACTGCGCGCCGGGCCGGGCGAGGCCAGCGTCGAAGTAAGGCAGCGGGTGTGTGCGGCGCGCGCGCTGCAGCAGCGGCGGCAGGGCAAACCGAACCAGCGGCTTGAAGCGGCAGACATCGACCGCCATTGCCCGCTGGACGACGCAGCGCACGCCCTGCTGGCGCAGGCGATGAACCGGCTCAGGCTGTCGGCGCGCGCCTATCACCGCTGCCTGAAGGTGGCGCGGACGATTGCCGATCTGAACGGACGGGAAGTGATTGCGGCGAACGAAGTCGCCGAGGCGGTGCAGTTCCGGCGCGCCCTCGACGCGCCGGCGAGCTGA
- a CDS encoding sigma-54-dependent transcriptional regulator yields the protein MARILVVDDEMGIRELLSEILRDEGHDVTLAENAAAARAARTAQKPDLVLLDIWMPDTDGISLLKEWASGGQLTMPVIMMSGHGTIDSAVEATRIGAMDFLEKPIALAKLLSAVKRALARGASPEQRPSAPSLSAVGRSGALRDLRRKIEQMAARSRVVLLRCGPSSFGELAARTLAAPGRRWLELATISGPITQEQLDAARGGVIHTGDIAHLSRMQQKNLAFALERLDRLDARLIACCAQGAPELQAAGWEEAVLARLFEIVLPLPALAELRDEVADLAEDVLKHLVEAGEVPTRRLAESARPLLRQHGWPGGYGELVSVLRSAALAALDDEVDASALRALLRPTGTPVLPGLDQPLREAREAFERMYFEHHMEREGGNMTRLAERSGLERTHLYRKLKQLGLPIGRRGEHHE from the coding sequence ATGGCTCGCATACTGGTCGTAGATGACGAAATGGGGATCCGCGAATTGCTGTCGGAAATCCTCAGGGACGAAGGGCACGACGTGACGCTCGCCGAGAACGCGGCGGCGGCACGCGCGGCACGCACGGCGCAGAAACCGGATCTGGTACTGCTCGACATCTGGATGCCCGACACCGATGGCATTTCGCTGCTGAAGGAGTGGGCTTCGGGCGGACAGCTGACGATGCCGGTCATCATGATGTCCGGCCACGGCACCATCGATTCGGCGGTCGAGGCGACGCGCATCGGCGCAATGGACTTCCTCGAGAAGCCGATCGCGCTGGCCAAGCTGCTGAGCGCGGTCAAGCGCGCGCTGGCGCGCGGCGCCTCGCCGGAGCAGAGGCCGAGCGCACCGTCGCTGAGCGCGGTCGGACGCAGCGGTGCACTGCGCGACCTGCGACGCAAGATAGAACAGATGGCCGCCCGCTCACGCGTCGTCCTGCTGCGCTGCGGTCCGTCCAGCTTCGGCGAACTGGCGGCACGCACGCTGGCCGCGCCCGGCCGGCGCTGGCTGGAACTGGCGACCATCAGCGGGCCGATCACGCAGGAACAGCTCGATGCCGCGCGCGGCGGCGTCATCCACACCGGCGACATCGCTCACCTGTCGCGCATGCAGCAAAAGAACCTCGCTTTCGCGCTGGAGCGGCTCGACCGCCTGGACGCCCGGCTGATCGCCTGCTGTGCGCAGGGTGCGCCGGAACTGCAGGCGGCAGGCTGGGAAGAGGCCGTGCTGGCGCGGCTGTTCGAGATCGTGCTGCCGCTGCCGGCGCTGGCCGAGCTGCGCGACGAAGTGGCCGATCTGGCCGAGGACGTGCTGAAACATCTGGTCGAGGCAGGCGAGGTACCGACGCGGCGACTGGCCGAGTCGGCACGTCCGCTGCTGCGCCAGCACGGCTGGCCCGGCGGCTACGGCGAACTGGTGTCGGTGCTGCGCTCGGCCGCGCTGGCCGCGCTCGACGACGAGGTGGACGCGAGCGCGCTGCGCGCGCTGCTGCGGCCGACCGGCACACCGGTGCTGCCCGGCCTCGACCAACCGCTGCGCGAAGCGCGCGAGGCCTTCGAGCGCATGTACTTCGAGCACCACATGGAACGCGAGGGCGGCAACATGACCCGCCTGGCGGAACGCTCCGGGCTGGAGCGCACCCATCTGTACCGCAAGCTCAAACAGCTCGGACTGCCCATCGGACGGCGCGGCGAACACCACGAGTAG